The Claveliimonas bilis genome window below encodes:
- a CDS encoding ATP-binding protein — protein sequence MEGEETPYYYKGDGTMEAFVRIGNETVTANAAELKRLVLRGRNSSYDSLISSYNFKDYSFSKLRERYYEWNSSSMEEKNFESFGIVDGNGKLTNAGALLADNCPIRHSRLFCTRWNGLDKSGGRIDALDSAEFTGSLIILLNEGFSFVKRNMKTAWKKTANSRIELPDYCERSVFESIVNALIHRDYLINGSEVHIDIFDDRLVVYSPGGMPDGTKIQERNIDTVPSTRRNPVLADIFSRLGYMERQGSGLNKIRNAYRSAENYTPDKEPVFYSDRVEFTVTLKNLNFSASENEAKSEAKNEAENYRLTELEERLCNLLLEYPELTQSEIRERLDLSRSKVQRMMRKLTEDGIIIREGSRRKGYWTIHL from the coding sequence ATGGAAGGAGAAGAGACGCCTTATTATTACAAGGGAGACGGAACTATGGAGGCTTTCGTCCGGATAGGGAATGAAACCGTTACTGCAAATGCGGCTGAATTAAAAAGACTTGTACTCAGGGGAAGAAATTCATCTTACGATTCACTTATTTCATCATATAATTTCAAGGACTATTCTTTCTCTAAATTACGGGAACGTTACTATGAATGGAATAGCAGTAGCATGGAGGAGAAAAATTTTGAATCGTTTGGTATTGTCGACGGTAATGGAAAATTGACAAATGCTGGAGCTCTTTTGGCTGATAACTGTCCAATTCGCCATTCAAGGCTATTTTGTACCAGATGGAATGGGCTGGATAAAAGTGGAGGGCGGATTGACGCTTTGGACAGTGCGGAGTTTACTGGAAGTCTGATTATACTTCTGAATGAAGGATTTAGCTTCGTAAAAAGGAATATGAAAACAGCGTGGAAAAAGACAGCTAACTCAAGGATTGAATTGCCGGACTATTGTGAGAGAAGTGTTTTTGAAAGTATTGTCAATGCCCTTATTCATCGAGATTACCTGATCAATGGAAGTGAAGTTCATATAGATATATTTGATGATCGGCTTGTAGTATATTCTCCGGGTGGAATGCCGGACGGTACGAAAATCCAGGAACGGAATATTGATACTGTTCCATCCACAAGGCGTAATCCGGTATTGGCAGATATATTTAGCCGACTGGGATATATGGAAAGACAGGGCAGTGGGTTGAATAAAATAAGAAATGCTTATCGGAGTGCAGAGAACTACACACCAGATAAGGAGCCGGTGTTCTATTCTGACCGGGTGGAGTTTACTGTTACATTGAAAAATCTGAATTTTTCAGCCTCAGAAAATGAAGCTAAAAGTGAGGCAAAAAATGAAGCTGAAAATTACAGACTGACAGAATTAGAAGAAAGGCTGTGTAACCTGCTTTTAGAGTATCCTGAACTGACGCAGTCGGAGATTAGAGAAAGATTGGATTTATCAAGAAGTAAGGTCCAAAGAATGATGAGGAAATTAACAGAAGATGGTATAATTATACGAGAAGGATCACGGAGAAAAGGATATTGGACGATCCATCTTTAA
- a CDS encoding type II toxin-antitoxin system RelE/ParE family toxin, with protein MLKLRINPIVAKDLKNIRDYIAEDNEEYAAKTIKEIYGKFENLQMFPGMGSDLSKRVSFRTDYKYAIWEDYVIIYKVSNDYLEIYRVVNRYQDITRIFE; from the coding sequence ATGTTAAAACTGCGGATCAATCCGATTGTTGCAAAGGATCTAAAAAATATCCGGGATTACATTGCTGAAGATAATGAGGAATATGCTGCAAAGACCATAAAGGAAATTTACGGTAAATTTGAAAATCTCCAGATGTTCCCGGGCATGGGGTCAGACCTTTCTAAGAGAGTCAGCTTTCGGACAGATTATAAATATGCGATATGGGAAGATTATGTGATTATTTACAAGGTAAGCAATGATTATTTAGAGATTTATCGTGTGGTCAACCGATATCAAGATATTACAAGAATTTTTGAGTGA
- a CDS encoding type II toxin-antitoxin system prevent-host-death family antitoxin: MANILPVSDLRNYNEVLKNCRKGEPVYLTKNGRGRFVVMDIEDYERDRAEKKLLIKLQEAEEAVKDGEGWLELDELKALVGE; this comes from the coding sequence ATGGCAAATATTTTACCAGTATCTGATTTGAGAAATTATAATGAAGTCCTGAAGAACTGCCGCAAAGGGGAACCGGTGTATTTGACCAAGAATGGCAGAGGGCGTTTTGTAGTTATGGATATTGAAGATTATGAACGTGATCGTGCAGAGAAAAAACTTCTGATAAAACTGCAAGAAGCTGAAGAAGCGGTGAAAGATGGCGAAGGTTGGCTGGAGCTGGATGAATTGAAAGCACTTGTGGGGGAATAA
- the istB gene encoding IS21-like element helper ATPase IstB translates to MNREILKSMDTGHIPVQRLTALLETFTLKHAARMLPDLLETADLQDSSCREFLLAVLETEVKGRNERRRKRNYSAAHFPPNIRPLEEFDPEELESGITHAQLSVLKELSWLDNCGNLVFAGPPGLGKTMVACGLGLQAVNSGYTVCFEKMTSLIKILDTAETERAAGFRLKNIKKAQLVIIDEIGYTPISRGQANRFFTFISDTYETSSIIFTTNKEIVDWAEMMGDPVLTTAMLDRILHHAKCYSFRGESYRLKHPDLYPQGETGM, encoded by the coding sequence ATGAACCGTGAAATCTTAAAAAGTATGGATACCGGCCATATCCCTGTACAGCGGCTCACAGCGTTGCTCGAAACATTTACCTTAAAGCACGCGGCGCGCATGCTTCCGGATCTTCTGGAAACTGCGGATCTGCAGGACTCCTCCTGCAGGGAATTTCTTCTGGCCGTTCTTGAGACCGAAGTCAAAGGGCGGAATGAACGGCGTCGGAAGCGTAACTATTCCGCGGCGCATTTTCCACCAAATATCCGGCCGCTGGAAGAGTTTGATCCGGAAGAGCTGGAGTCAGGTATCACCCACGCACAGCTCTCCGTTTTGAAAGAACTGTCCTGGCTGGACAACTGCGGAAACCTTGTCTTTGCGGGGCCTCCGGGCCTCGGCAAGACCATGGTTGCCTGTGGCCTTGGTCTGCAGGCTGTCAACAGCGGCTATACTGTATGTTTTGAGAAGATGACCAGTCTGATCAAGATCCTTGATACCGCAGAGACAGAGCGTGCAGCCGGATTCCGGCTCAAAAATATCAAGAAAGCACAGCTTGTCATAATTGATGAGATCGGCTACACACCGATCAGCCGCGGACAGGCAAACAGATTTTTCACATTTATCAGTGATACCTATGAAACCAGTTCTATCATCTTTACCACCAACAAAGAGATCGTTGACTGGGCTGAGATGATGGGGGATCCGGTACTTACCACTGCAATGCTGGATCGGATCCTGCACCATGCCAAGTGTTACTCTTTCCGCGGGGAATCGTACCGGCTGAAGCACCCTGACCTTTACCCACAGGGAGAAACAGGGATGTAA
- a CDS encoding amino acid adenylation domain-containing protein produces the protein MWNILEYLEKTEMMYPHHTAVDDGKFVFTWRELGEISRKMGTAFAKRISPGKPVAILAEKRAITLAAMFGSIYAGGFYVVIDPSQPAKRIQEILNVLEPELIVINETTEEILKQTDYKGDTYRIEIGMLEREDWELLRGIRERSKDTDILYGIFTSGSTGTPKGIVVSHRAAIDFISHFVRIFDFTVYDKIGNQAPFDFDVSVKDIYTSMFTGATLVLLPKEIFSTPPVLLDYLCEKEVTVLIWAVSALSLVAVLKGLSYKIPHTVKKILFSGEVMPVKQLRMWQSALPWAEFVNLYGPTEVTCNCTYYRVEEMIPDGEKIPIGRAFPGRKVFLLDGNEKEITAFGETGEICVSGESLSEGYYHNAEETKKKFILYPKNEEGQSRCYKTGDLGYYGKDGELYFSGRKDFQIKHMGHRIELEEIECVMEQISGLDRAVCLMDEKRNRLVAFYLGNINTDEIKEKMKHKLPVYMIPHKIVKTDSMPLNKNGKTDRSFFRQKLGE, from the coding sequence ATGTGGAATATTCTGGAATATTTAGAAAAAACGGAAATGATGTATCCCCATCATACGGCAGTCGATGATGGAAAGTTTGTATTTACGTGGAGGGAACTGGGGGAAATATCCCGAAAAATGGGTACAGCATTTGCAAAAAGGATCTCCCCAGGGAAACCGGTGGCTATTCTGGCGGAGAAAAGAGCCATTACACTGGCGGCTATGTTTGGAAGTATATATGCAGGAGGGTTTTATGTAGTGATCGATCCTTCGCAGCCGGCAAAGAGAATACAAGAAATTTTAAACGTACTGGAACCGGAGCTTATTGTAATCAATGAAACAACCGAAGAAATATTAAAGCAGACAGATTATAAGGGAGATACTTATCGGATAGAAATTGGTATGTTGGAGAGGGAAGACTGGGAATTACTGCGGGGAATACGGGAACGTAGTAAAGATACGGATATATTGTATGGAATCTTTACTTCTGGTTCTACCGGAACTCCGAAAGGGATTGTGGTAAGCCACCGGGCGGCTATAGATTTTATTTCCCATTTTGTACGGATATTTGATTTTACAGTATATGACAAAATTGGCAATCAGGCGCCATTTGACTTTGATGTTTCGGTAAAAGACATTTATACGAGTATGTTTACTGGAGCAACATTAGTTCTCCTTCCAAAGGAAATATTTTCTACCCCTCCGGTTTTACTGGATTATCTGTGTGAAAAAGAAGTGACTGTCCTTATATGGGCGGTATCGGCGCTTAGCCTTGTAGCGGTATTAAAAGGACTTTCTTATAAAATTCCCCATACAGTAAAGAAGATACTTTTCAGTGGCGAGGTTATGCCGGTGAAGCAGCTTCGAATGTGGCAGTCGGCCCTGCCTTGGGCAGAATTTGTTAATCTGTATGGTCCTACAGAAGTTACCTGTAATTGCACATACTATCGAGTGGAAGAAATGATTCCGGATGGAGAGAAAATTCCTATCGGCAGAGCATTTCCAGGCAGAAAAGTATTTCTTTTGGATGGAAATGAAAAAGAAATCACGGCTTTTGGGGAAACCGGGGAAATTTGTGTTTCCGGTGAATCCTTGTCAGAAGGATATTACCATAATGCAGAGGAAACAAAGAAAAAGTTTATACTCTATCCAAAGAATGAAGAAGGGCAGAGCCGATGCTATAAAACCGGCGATTTGGGTTATTACGGGAAAGATGGGGAACTTTATTTTTCCGGACGAAAAGACTTCCAGATCAAACATATGGGACATAGGATCGAGTTGGAAGAGATTGAATGTGTAATGGAACAAATCAGCGGACTGGACAGAGCAGTATGCTTAATGGATGAAAAAAGAAACCGGCTGGTAGCATTTTATCTGGGGAACATCAATACGGATGAGATCAAAGAGAAGATGAAGCACAAACTTCCGGTCTATATGATTCCCCATAAAATTGTAAAAACGGATTCAATGCCGCTAAACAAAAACGGGAAAACGGATCGGAGCTTTTTCCGGCAGAAATTGGGGGAATGA
- a CDS encoding IS481 family transposase — MASISQDMRFRLSLIQYADKYGVSKAARKYKTNRQYIYRWKNRYDGSWDSLRDRSRRPHSHPNQHTDAEIKLIRNMRRRNPHTGLVVFWVKLRQRGYTRSITGLYRLLKRQGMTPEKLPHPKYIPKPYEQMSYPGQRVQIDVKVVPSSCLVNEDKGQKFYQYTAIDEYSRWRYVETFQEQSTYSSAVFLGHLLQRFPMPIECVQTDNGTEFTKRFTSPKDTTPTRFQRVLESHGIRHKLIRPFTPRHNGKVERSHRKDNERFYASHTFYPFEDFSKQLKVYNRRDYNQFPMRPLGWKSPQTVLDEFIQYGVTYV, encoded by the coding sequence ATGGCTAGTATATCACAAGATATGAGATTCCGTCTATCACTGATTCAATATGCTGACAAATACGGCGTTTCCAAAGCTGCACGTAAATACAAAACCAACCGCCAGTATATCTACCGCTGGAAAAACCGGTATGATGGATCCTGGGACTCTCTGAGAGATCGCTCCAGGCGCCCCCATTCCCATCCCAATCAGCATACGGATGCAGAAATCAAACTCATTCGCAACATGCGCCGCAGAAATCCTCACACCGGACTGGTGGTCTTTTGGGTTAAACTCCGGCAGCGCGGTTATACCCGTTCCATTACTGGATTATACCGCCTCCTCAAAAGGCAGGGGATGACTCCCGAAAAACTCCCCCATCCCAAGTATATCCCTAAGCCTTATGAACAGATGTCCTATCCTGGACAGCGGGTACAGATTGATGTGAAGGTTGTTCCTTCTTCCTGCCTGGTAAACGAGGACAAAGGTCAGAAATTCTATCAGTATACCGCCATTGACGAATACTCTCGCTGGCGTTACGTGGAGACTTTCCAGGAACAGAGCACTTATTCTTCCGCAGTCTTTTTAGGCCATCTCCTGCAGCGTTTTCCTATGCCCATAGAGTGTGTGCAGACAGATAACGGAACGGAATTCACCAAACGCTTTACTTCCCCGAAAGACACCACGCCAACGCGGTTCCAGCGGGTTTTGGAGAGTCATGGAATTCGTCATAAACTGATCCGGCCTTTTACACCCAGGCACAACGGGAAGGTGGAGCGAAGTCACCGTAAGGATAATGAACGGTTTTATGCATCCCATACGTTTTATCCCTTTGAGGACTTCTCCAAGCAGCTGAAGGTTTATAATCGCAGGGATTATAACCAATTCCCAATGCGACCCTTAGGCTGGAAATCTCCTCAGACTGTTTTGGACGAATTTATTCAGTACGGTGTAACATATGTTTGA
- a CDS encoding Preprotein translocase subunit SecB gives MKNYNSLLTLQKLVFDKIEFDRKGFKNKNELTFELQVQIGIGEDSVHRVTLVLKGEKKEEYNLIISLSGFFKVEKEDSVNDEMVHNLINKNAVAIMMPYLRSELTLLTAQPDTDSVVLPPFNINAMLEK, from the coding sequence ATGAAAAATTATAATAGTTTATTGACTTTACAGAAACTGGTGTTTGATAAAATTGAATTTGATAGAAAGGGATTTAAAAACAAAAATGAATTAACCTTTGAATTACAAGTTCAAATTGGAATTGGTGAGGACAGTGTGCACAGAGTAACGCTTGTATTGAAAGGAGAAAAAAAAGAAGAATATAATCTGATCATTAGTTTATCAGGTTTCTTTAAAGTTGAAAAGGAAGATTCAGTGAACGATGAAATGGTTCACAATTTAATAAATAAAAATGCAGTTGCAATTATGATGCCGTATCTGAGAAGTGAATTGACATTACTAACAGCACAGCCAGATACAGATAGTGTTGTTCTTCCGCCTTTTAATATAAATGCAATGTTGGAAAAGTAA
- a CDS encoding phosphopantetheine-binding protein encodes METLMNILMEIDDSIDWKNESALIDSKILDSFGVISLISELEDAFDIEIEASEMRPENLNSVNAIWDMVQRLKEN; translated from the coding sequence ATGGAAACTTTAATGAATATTTTAATGGAAATTGATGACAGTATTGATTGGAAAAATGAAAGCGCATTGATTGATAGCAAGATTCTGGATTCATTTGGTGTTATTTCTCTTATATCAGAACTGGAAGATGCATTTGATATTGAAATAGAAGCTTCAGAGATGCGTCCTGAAAATCTTAATTCGGTAAATGCTATATGGGATATGGTGCAGAGATTGAAGGAGAATTGA
- a CDS encoding diaminopimelate decarboxylase family protein, protein MDKKILEQGIAKYGTPLYVFNIDEMQESAELFRQKLQGSADICFAMKANPFLTKQMAEVVDRIEVCSMGEFEICRKLGIDAKKILISGVLKKKEDILEILTYYRGGCFYTVESPDQFQIFKEWCKENKEEIQVYLRLTSGNQFGMDEKGIWKMISIRHQCPFLRIRGIHYFSGTQKKTMEKVKKELEYLDSFLREVEASGLPIEELEYGPGISVSYFQGHKDMLGEDISIMADAIRNMKWRGNIVLEMGRALAAKCGYYLTSVKDIKQNNGKNYCIVDGGIHQINYDGQIKGMYCPNFQVSPGDEGGSKQEYIVCGSLCTINDILMQKAEIAGLQVGSVLIFERAGAYAMTEGMALFLSHELPQIALYSRETGWKLVRTKYETYEWNMEKESYNGNFNEYFNGN, encoded by the coding sequence ATGGACAAAAAAATATTAGAACAAGGAATTGCCAAATATGGTACGCCGCTTTATGTATTTAATATAGATGAAATGCAAGAATCGGCAGAGCTTTTTCGACAAAAACTGCAGGGGAGTGCCGATATCTGTTTTGCTATGAAAGCGAATCCGTTTCTGACAAAGCAAATGGCAGAAGTAGTTGACAGGATTGAAGTTTGTTCTATGGGAGAATTTGAAATTTGCCGGAAACTAGGAATCGATGCTAAGAAAATACTGATATCAGGTGTACTGAAGAAAAAAGAAGATATTCTTGAAATTCTTACTTATTATCGGGGCGGTTGTTTTTATACCGTTGAATCACCGGATCAATTTCAGATATTTAAGGAATGGTGCAAGGAAAACAAAGAAGAAATCCAAGTATATCTTAGACTGACAAGTGGGAATCAGTTTGGAATGGATGAAAAGGGGATATGGAAGATGATTTCTATAAGGCACCAATGTCCATTCCTTAGAATCAGGGGAATTCATTATTTTTCAGGGACGCAGAAAAAGACCATGGAGAAGGTGAAGAAGGAATTGGAATATCTGGACAGCTTCTTAAGAGAGGTGGAAGCATCCGGATTGCCGATAGAAGAGTTGGAATATGGTCCCGGAATTTCTGTCTCATACTTTCAGGGTCATAAGGACATGTTAGGAGAAGATATCAGCATAATGGCAGACGCCATCCGGAATATGAAATGGCGTGGAAATATTGTGTTGGAAATGGGACGTGCCCTTGCAGCAAAATGCGGGTATTATCTGACCAGCGTAAAAGATATAAAGCAAAATAATGGGAAGAATTATTGCATCGTGGACGGCGGAATCCATCAGATTAATTATGACGGACAGATCAAAGGAATGTATTGCCCCAATTTTCAGGTAAGTCCAGGGGACGAAGGCGGCTCTAAGCAGGAATACATTGTATGCGGGTCTTTATGTACGATAAATGACATATTGATGCAAAAAGCAGAAATTGCAGGGCTGCAAGTGGGAAGTGTATTGATTTTTGAGCGGGCTGGTGCCTATGCAATGACGGAGGGCATGGCCCTTTTCTTAAGTCATGAATTGCCGCAGATTGCACTTTATAGCAGGGAAACGGGATGGAAATTGGTAAGGACCAAATATGAAACATACGAGTGGAATATGGAAAAGGAGAGTTATAATGGAAACTTTAATGAATATTTTAATGGAAATTGA
- a CDS encoding Mu transposase domain-containing protein, with amino-acid sequence MLTKTKMQEIQDLKLQGYTKADIIRYYEAQGRKPPSRPTISKYYDMDVLPDDPGAKLAKPKTFDAEPFRSTIIRILETNSGKTFCMSSVYDVLEEKFIENGDYEKLPGNQQTLRNYIHYLEDSGQINREPEHRRIYDYVFDTPPGEQMLIDFGEETLSKTTHIHFMCLLLRYSRFLCVYAQDHKYNSEEACKAIYRSFCRLGGRPKELVIDQDAVFVASETYGEVIKTRTFEDFCTEQDIRLWVCNKADPESKGPIENSVGFVKKNFFSARKVTCIDDVWRSLPGWLERKNQRIHRSTLRVPKAVYDSIERSAMRPLLPSVYETSPNTFRTYEIAAIPYVLYKSCRYSVPRDYAFKTVQFKVVSGKIHIYDDQLNYICSHNLSERKGSVNQLPEHRKQDSGDWIEIMERLRGKWNCYDFQHFINGVKKENPRHISKQLRAIEQFLDSENPDKSLVAQVMKECCQKYRYQFSQFKVVYSLAKAGRELTTDDCRAQVPSGSVSYTDLSVYAKAFQERTERKEAAAR; translated from the coding sequence ATGCTGACAAAAACAAAAATGCAGGAAATACAGGATTTAAAACTGCAAGGTTACACAAAAGCTGATATTATCAGATACTATGAAGCGCAGGGACGCAAGCCTCCCAGCCGGCCCACAATCAGCAAGTATTATGACATGGATGTGCTCCCGGATGATCCCGGCGCTAAGCTCGCAAAACCGAAAACCTTTGATGCGGAACCTTTCCGCAGTACGATTATCAGGATCCTTGAAACAAACAGCGGAAAAACGTTCTGTATGTCATCAGTTTACGATGTTCTGGAAGAAAAATTCATCGAAAACGGAGACTATGAGAAACTTCCCGGGAACCAACAGACGCTCCGGAACTACATCCATTATCTTGAGGATTCCGGACAGATCAACAGGGAGCCTGAGCACCGCCGTATCTATGATTATGTTTTTGACACCCCGCCCGGAGAACAGATGCTGATTGACTTCGGTGAGGAGACTCTCTCAAAAACAACGCATATCCATTTCATGTGCCTTTTGCTGCGTTATAGCCGTTTTTTATGCGTCTATGCACAGGATCACAAGTATAACTCGGAAGAGGCCTGTAAGGCGATCTACCGTAGTTTCTGCAGGCTTGGAGGGCGTCCTAAAGAACTGGTCATTGACCAGGACGCCGTGTTTGTCGCCAGTGAAACCTATGGTGAAGTCATCAAGACCAGGACCTTTGAAGATTTCTGTACTGAACAGGATATCCGGCTCTGGGTGTGTAATAAAGCGGATCCGGAAAGCAAGGGACCTATCGAAAACTCTGTCGGGTTCGTGAAGAAAAACTTCTTCAGTGCGCGGAAGGTCACCTGTATCGATGATGTATGGCGTTCCCTGCCCGGATGGCTGGAACGCAAGAACCAGCGGATCCACCGTTCTACCTTACGGGTCCCAAAAGCAGTCTACGACAGCATTGAAAGGTCAGCCATGCGGCCTCTTCTTCCATCCGTGTATGAAACATCTCCGAATACATTCCGCACTTATGAAATCGCGGCAATACCTTACGTCCTGTATAAATCATGCAGGTATTCGGTTCCACGTGATTATGCTTTCAAAACGGTACAGTTCAAAGTTGTCAGTGGGAAGATCCACATTTATGATGACCAGCTGAACTATATCTGTTCCCATAATCTCAGCGAGAGGAAGGGAAGTGTTAATCAGCTCCCGGAACACCGGAAACAGGACTCCGGAGACTGGATCGAGATCATGGAGCGTCTCCGTGGGAAATGGAACTGCTATGACTTCCAGCACTTCATCAATGGTGTGAAAAAGGAAAATCCACGGCATATCTCCAAACAGCTTCGGGCAATTGAACAGTTCCTTGATTCTGAGAATCCGGATAAATCCCTGGTAGCGCAGGTGATGAAGGAATGCTGCCAGAAATACCGGTATCAGTTCTCACAGTTTAAAGTTGTTTACAGTCTTGCAAAAGCCGGCCGGGAACTGACCACAGACGACTGCCGTGCCCAGGTTCCATCCGGCAGTGTCAGCTACACGGATCTTTCTGTTTATGCAAAAGCCTTTCAGGAACGCACAGAAAGGAAGGAGGCTGCTGCTCGATGA
- a CDS encoding LPXTG cell wall anchor domain-containing protein — protein MKLKRKLLAGLLTLCMAVGMAVPAFAENGPSFGDMSSAWVQLYDSRGSYFGDVLYSNGGEADTVEGAVYDKATNTITLTNYNHPEMTLATNEMGDDLKLHLVGDNHIAELVVWGFGWGGNLEITGDGSLTINENKTSQTAAIRFMAEGTPGLLKVGSNASVTAYKSAGENTYSAAFVSTTSSTLPFTGNLETELALTANSGIEGETTERENVIYESNYVAKDWKVLTKGEDGKKYGVSYGTILTGSDLTNGKPVGYIHELVKVEGLPSQKEYLAVQIATVDGLEKDALPEGYTDSGETISAKTGDINSMTVLIKDGQRFYWGVDPNQSQWLVYQTAVDDVTAEDWGQTTLTKIVVPVAGEGVSGATEEDIPAGYTTNVVKTGMYSYYCTNDVIKVSPSGTSTDPGTDPGTKPGEDTGAKDLTASETGVSISLTDGVPEGAELYADTIAQESVLGSRPELKEELPGLLSIYEISVRKDGKALEIKDNPMTVKIPMNDHLKGYKYYQAVYLGDPLERFDAVVEGDFLVFETTHLSQYAILGSNTPFETSEKPTDPTTPTDPTDPAKPEQPDKPSEKTESPQTGDNSNMFLLVALLFASGGVLTVLGVTDKRKKKGITK, from the coding sequence ATGAAACTAAAGCGCAAACTTCTTGCAGGACTGCTGACGCTTTGTATGGCTGTTGGAATGGCTGTGCCGGCATTTGCGGAGAACGGCCCCTCGTTCGGGGACATGAGCTCCGCATGGGTGCAGCTGTATGATAGCAGGGGCAGCTATTTTGGTGATGTACTTTATAGCAACGGCGGCGAGGCTGACACGGTGGAGGGCGCTGTCTATGACAAGGCTACCAACACCATCACCCTGACAAACTACAACCACCCGGAAATGACCCTTGCCACCAACGAGATGGGCGACGATTTGAAGCTTCATCTGGTGGGTGACAATCATATCGCCGAACTGGTTGTATGGGGCTTCGGCTGGGGCGGCAATCTGGAAATTACCGGAGACGGCTCCCTGACCATCAATGAAAACAAAACGTCTCAGACTGCGGCGATCCGCTTTATGGCCGAGGGAACACCGGGTCTGCTCAAGGTCGGCTCAAACGCTTCTGTGACAGCGTATAAGAGCGCAGGTGAAAACACTTATTCTGCGGCCTTTGTATCGACAACATCCTCAACCCTTCCCTTCACAGGTAATCTGGAAACAGAGCTTGCCCTGACCGCCAATTCCGGCATCGAGGGGGAGACCACCGAAAGGGAAAATGTCATATATGAAAGTAACTATGTTGCTAAAGACTGGAAGGTTCTCACCAAGGGCGAGGACGGAAAGAAATACGGCGTTAGTTACGGAACAATCTTAACCGGCAGCGATTTAACAAACGGCAAGCCTGTGGGCTATATCCACGAGCTGGTGAAGGTGGAAGGACTTCCTAGCCAAAAAGAATATCTTGCCGTTCAAATTGCTACCGTTGACGGACTTGAAAAGGACGCTCTGCCTGAGGGATATACCGACTCAGGGGAAACCATCAGCGCCAAAACAGGCGATATCAACTCTATGACAGTGCTGATCAAGGACGGGCAGAGGTTTTATTGGGGAGTAGACCCGAATCAATCCCAGTGGTTGGTCTATCAGACCGCCGTTGATGACGTAACTGCGGAGGATTGGGGTCAGACAACCCTGACAAAAATTGTAGTGCCTGTGGCTGGAGAAGGCGTCAGCGGTGCGACCGAAGAAGATATTCCGGCAGGCTATACCACCAACGTGGTAAAGACCGGCATGTATAGCTACTACTGCACCAATGATGTGATCAAAGTATCCCCGTCCGGGACTTCTACCGATCCGGGCACTGATCCTGGAACAAAACCTGGTGAGGATACTGGCGCCAAAGATCTGACTGCTTCCGAAACCGGTGTTTCCATCTCCCTGACCGATGGAGTGCCAGAGGGTGCAGAGCTTTATGCCGACACCATTGCACAGGAAAGCGTGCTGGGAAGCCGTCCGGAACTGAAAGAGGAGCTGCCGGGCCTGCTGTCCATTTACGAGATCAGCGTTAGAAAAGACGGTAAAGCTCTGGAAATCAAGGATAACCCCATGACGGTCAAAATCCCGATGAACGACCACCTGAAGGGCTACAAATACTACCAGGCGGTATATCTGGGTGACCCGCTGGAACGCTTTGATGCAGTGGTGGAAGGTGACTTCCTGGTGTTTGAGACTACCCATCTGAGCCAGTATGCTATCCTTGGCTCCAACACACCGTTTGAAACCAGCGAAAAGCCCACCGACCCCACTACTCCTACAGACCCTACAGACCCAGCCAAGCCCGAACAGCCTGACAAGCCTTCTGAGAAAACAGAAAGCCCCCAGACCGGCGATAACAGCAATATGTTCCTGTTGGTCGCTCTGCTGTTTGCCAGCGGTGGTGTTCTGACCGTGTTGGGTGTTACAGACAAGAGAAAAAAGAAAGGGATCACTAAATAA